The following coding sequences are from one Mycolicibacterium aichiense window:
- a CDS encoding GlxA family transcriptional regulator: MARSVVILGFPGVQALDLVGPHDVFTGAALLTEGGYRVSVASLDGRPASTPTGLAFVAEAMPEPHGIDTLILPGGPGVDAAREDAATMAWIRAAAANSRRVVSVCTGSFLVAQAGLLDGCRATTHWAFADRMAREFPAVTVDREPIFLRSSATVWTAAGVTAGIDLSLALVEDDYGTEVAQTVARYLVLFLRRPGGQTQFAAPVWMPRARRQPIREVQEAIEAEPGAAHTITELARRAAMSPRHFTRVFTEEVGEAPGAYVERVRTEAARRQLEETDDTVVTIAARCGFGSSETLRRNFIRRVGVSPDQYRKTFA; this comes from the coding sequence ATGGCGCGATCGGTGGTGATCCTCGGGTTTCCCGGCGTGCAGGCCCTCGACCTGGTCGGACCGCACGACGTGTTCACCGGCGCCGCGCTGCTCACCGAGGGCGGCTACCGGGTCAGCGTCGCCTCCCTCGACGGCCGCCCGGCGAGCACCCCGACCGGTCTGGCATTCGTCGCCGAGGCGATGCCCGAACCCCATGGCATCGACACCCTGATCCTGCCCGGCGGCCCCGGCGTCGACGCCGCCCGCGAGGACGCCGCCACCATGGCCTGGATTCGCGCGGCCGCGGCCAATTCGAGGCGCGTCGTCAGCGTGTGCACCGGCTCGTTCCTGGTCGCCCAGGCCGGTCTGCTCGACGGCTGCCGGGCCACCACGCACTGGGCGTTCGCCGACCGGATGGCCCGCGAGTTCCCGGCGGTCACCGTCGACCGCGAGCCCATTTTCCTGCGCAGCTCGGCCACGGTGTGGACGGCGGCCGGCGTGACGGCCGGCATCGACCTGTCACTGGCGCTCGTCGAGGACGACTACGGCACCGAGGTCGCTCAGACCGTGGCGCGCTACCTCGTGCTGTTTCTCCGCAGGCCTGGCGGCCAGACGCAGTTCGCGGCGCCGGTGTGGATGCCGCGTGCCCGTCGCCAACCCATCCGCGAGGTGCAGGAGGCCATCGAGGCCGAACCCGGTGCCGCCCATACCATCACCGAGCTGGCTCGGCGCGCCGCGATGAGTCCGCGGCACTTCACCCGAGTGTTCACCGAGGAGGTCGGCGAGGCCCCCGGCGCCTACGTCGAACGGGTCCGCACCGAAGCCGCCCGCCGTCAGCTCGAAGAGACCGACGACACCGTCGTCACCATCGCCGCCCGCTGCGGTTTCGGATCATCGGAGACGTTGCGCCGCAACTTCATTCGCCGGGTCGGCGTCTCACCCGACCAATACCGCAAAACGTTCGCGTAA
- a CDS encoding LLM class flavin-dependent oxidoreductase: protein MSTLRVGMMDPIVAARPTVDFLTKANYAAAAAARVDSFWVPDHLNSLFPRSLWNNPKYCGGAALLPRGDAYLEPWTMLGNIAARNRARLRLGIGVTDTGRRNPAVTAQAAATLHLLTRGRAILGIGSGEREGNEPYGVEWSKPVARFEEAMATIRALWNSKGELVNRDSSFFPLRNALFELPPYKGTWPQIWIAAHGPRMLRAAGRYADGFYPAFPHTPQEYAQRLEAVRTAASDAGRDPMSIKPALWLMTLAARNNDDLDEALESEVIRAAALNAPDHFYARHGAQHPLGIGFTGAQDILPQDMDEQTALSHVKVIPTEVVRDCLLCGTPEEIVDRAAQWRDCGVEYVVLANVGPLQRSLRKGAASMLPLMQALRRLRKL from the coding sequence ATGTCAACGCTCCGCGTCGGAATGATGGATCCCATCGTGGCGGCACGTCCCACGGTCGATTTCCTCACCAAAGCCAACTACGCGGCCGCGGCCGCCGCCCGGGTCGACTCGTTCTGGGTGCCCGATCACCTGAATTCGCTGTTTCCGCGCTCACTGTGGAACAACCCGAAGTACTGCGGCGGCGCGGCCCTGCTGCCGCGCGGCGACGCGTATCTGGAGCCGTGGACCATGCTCGGCAATATCGCCGCACGCAATCGAGCGCGCCTTCGCCTCGGCATCGGCGTGACCGACACGGGCCGGCGCAATCCGGCCGTCACCGCGCAGGCAGCGGCCACCCTGCACTTGCTGACCCGCGGCCGCGCGATCCTCGGCATCGGCAGTGGCGAACGAGAAGGCAACGAACCCTACGGCGTGGAATGGTCCAAGCCGGTGGCGCGGTTCGAAGAAGCCATGGCGACCATCCGGGCGTTGTGGAATTCCAAGGGGGAGTTGGTGAATCGCGACTCCTCGTTCTTTCCGCTGCGGAATGCGCTCTTCGAGCTGCCGCCATACAAGGGGACGTGGCCGCAAATCTGGATCGCCGCGCACGGTCCGCGGATGTTGCGCGCGGCCGGTCGCTATGCCGACGGGTTCTATCCGGCGTTCCCGCACACTCCGCAGGAATACGCGCAGCGGCTCGAGGCCGTCCGCACCGCGGCTTCCGATGCCGGGCGCGACCCGATGTCGATCAAGCCGGCGCTTTGGCTGATGACGTTGGCCGCCCGCAACAACGACGACCTCGACGAGGCGCTCGAGTCCGAAGTGATCCGGGCGGCGGCACTGAATGCCCCCGATCACTTCTACGCCCGCCACGGCGCCCAGCATCCACTCGGCATCGGCTTCACCGGCGCGCAGGACATCCTTCCGCAGGACATGGACGAACAGACGGCGCTGTCACACGTCAAAGTCATTCCCACCGAGGTGGTCCGTGACTGCCTGCTGTGCGGGACACCTGAGGAGATCGTGGATCGGGCTGCCCAGTGGCGGGATTGCGGCGTCGAGTACGTGGTGCTGGCGAACGTGGGACCGCTGCAGCGCAGCCTGCGTAAAGGCGCAGCGTCGATGCTGCCGCTCATGCAAGCCCTGCGGCGCCTCAGAAAGCTGTGA